The following proteins are co-located in the Silene latifolia isolate original U9 population chromosome 1, ASM4854445v1, whole genome shotgun sequence genome:
- the LOC141613882 gene encoding uncharacterized protein LOC141613882 isoform X2 — MIILFEGPVKTLVVDRIVQYLKFIKSYEDNMNVLVEKLEILCAKKLDLDAKVIESKQNMEVMTRETANWLKSLYRLIEREEMKELMREDKVAEITVKMMNQRVMKKFFKEDREIFDILVHVVKKKCNLQADDAEEDADYKKVAKIAREVMKDISEEFKKFIKTDDAAVAAVNLLNYNDLEKLKKDDEEMAKILIKAEGINRWEVEHHDDGDVQPVDKINIVNEKVGFWRKHMGSLMAFLDDENFKKDLPDGVKIGLEVMDAFNKSSKSTGSEEVEANDKSHRYCGCCVVRFKVYSHRHDMSVIAEIMVEAIKSMILECPLDHVTRSIRDDELEIIPSEFIGGLDSREILLQKILKVLQDDQVNIVGVFGMGGSGKTLLAKEVANKRASDLFDKRVVVEVSEAPNIKGIQSQIAGEIGLILDDMHTVARRARILYNKLKSEKILIILDNVWKKLKLDEVGIPCESTKDFCCKLLITTREKQVCRVMDVQNANIFEVGMLNERDALNLFENKNGKKVGSGEFKPVVDRLLTKCAGLPLAIVTTASALRGKHLEMWCQFAATSEKPISSQVSNEYREIYSILETSYKLMDSEEKKLFFFLVCLSPLDSAVTVEDLMRYGIGLDLFQRVNDLSEAMEQANMWINELTSSSLLLKGDSDGEVKIHDLVRASAISFIDKGKDRMTLVERIPRWMCRDTFEKFTAISLMSGHDYSRLCGVKAPMLEILLLKGDASITTLNSDFFGGMKNLKVLSLSNMNFNLGLPKTMGELKRLQTLHLHHCKLKDIKLVGKLVSLLVLSLRESSLEELAVEIGDLCNLRLLDIGGCKGVKRIPANILSRLSHLEGLYMHNVFDRWAVTNAEVNDGGDYKPASGSELDTLSHLNVLEMDVCRAGQLLTVNNSQQAEQLKKFKIRVNSHGIYEEVVPALNYVLELMDINGSPSNWLRALLKKSECLILSASKRHSENVVPQLDEDGFKDLKYLIVSRCQVRNLISSNEEDESIAFMSLEVLWLEHMNNFAMICDGKAPVGIFSNLRRLKLISLSYLKCGLPLTSGSLNLCEVSIIECGSLEFIAYTDGSIATNETNDDLLPCLKSLQLSYVTSLSSLVEQSLNEVVSLFNAESKYPSLESLELSLNYRIVTLWSPACYVSSFQGLKVLYIDQCSELRSLGSPSIFAALVKLEELRISECEKLREVISNEIEEDGVREHVISFPLLKHLSLERLRAIESFYRGSYKLEFPNLKSLCLSVAESLTNFDGSKNSIAFFSDKIEFPCLEEMDVQYVSNEVARLWNWSSSGVQGQRESSSSSVNPVPNLQNLTLGQVHGLTSIPPYISHKLSHLQVYYFNDIRSLFSVSAVNKEVLWTYSQLPNLENLSVGSCESLEQLFDNKDDDVAISLCQRLRAITLDTLHKLKMFPLHLIKNVRTLSITKLSWKYVFSADLFIKGREQLQQLENLEITKCYRMEVIIMDELVGDGEDRVFNFPRLKSLMLDCVTMTNFVSKINSGLQFPLLESMKLKDCSSIRSFCSGPFTAPKLKELELNLCYFMKCFLPGKMNEVQEFPSLESVTISGCPHMLSFSSAPVVATKLHQVTLMYCGEMKWFLPGDPDQDNILILPCLESVSIGGCGAMKSFSSGGINFPNLCELKVNSKDYSKCANEELHHLLVNLPKWELR, encoded by the exons ATGATTATCTTGTTCGAAG GGCCTGTGAAGACGTTGGTTGTCGATAGAATAGTACAGTATCTGAAGTTCATCAAGAGTTATGAAGATAACATGAATGTTCTGGTGGAGAAGCTTGAAATTTTATGTGCGAAGAAGCTGGACCTTGATGCAAAAGTGATTGAAAGCAAGCAGAATATGGAGGTGATGACTAGAGAAACTGCGAATTGGCTGAAAAGTTTGTACAGGTTGATCGAGAGGGAGGAAATGAAGGAGCTTATGAGAGAAGACAAGGTGGCTGAGATTACAGTGAAGATGATGAACCAACGTGTTATGAAGAAGTTTTTTAAAGAGGATAGGGAGATTTTCGACATTTTAGTCCATGTGGTAAAAAAGAAATGCAATCTGCAGGCTGATGATGCAGAAGAAGATGCTGACTATAAGAAAGTTGCCAAAATAGCTCGGGAAGTTATGAAAGACATTTCCGAGGAGTTTAAGAAGTTTATAAAAACAGATGACGCAGCCGTTGCTGCTGTTAATTTGTTAAACTATAATGATCTCGAGAAGCTCAAGAAAGACGATGAGGAGATGGCTAAGATTTTGATTAAAGCCGAGGGTATTAATCGATGGGAAGTTGAACATCATGATGATGGGGATGTCCAACCTGTCGATAAAATTAATATTGTCAACGAGAAAGTTGGTTTTTGGCGTAAACATATGGGGAGTTTAATGGCCTTTCTAGATGATGAGAACTTTAAGAAAGACCTGCCAGATGGTGTAAAAATAGGGTTGGAAGTCATGGATGCTTTCAACAAGAGTAGCAAGAGTACGGGGTCTGAGGAGGTTGAAGCGAACGACAAATCACACCGGTACTGTGGCTGTTGTGTCGTTCGATTCAAAGTTTACTCTCATCGTCATGATATGAGTGTAATAGCTGAAATTATGGTTGAGGCTATTAAGTCCATGATTCTTGAATGCCCTTTAGATCATGTGACTAGAAGTATAcgagatgatgaacttgaaattATTCCGAGTGAGTTCATAGGGGGTTTGGATTCTAGAGAAATACTTCTGCAAAAAATATTGAAAGTTTTACAAGATGATCAAGTTAACATTGTTGGTGTATTTGGCATGGGCGGTAGTG GAAAAACACTGTTGGCAAAAGAAGTTGCAAATAAAAGAGCAAGTGATTTATTTGATAAAAGAGTAGTGGTAGAGGTTTCAGAGGCTCCAAATATTAAAGGCATCCAAAGTCAAATTGCAGGAGAAATTGGGTTGATATTGGATGATATGCACACCGTGGCTCGAAGAGCTCGTATTCTTTATAATAAACTGAAATCGGAGAAAATACTCATAATCCTAGACAATGTATGGAAGAAACTTAAGTTAGACGAAGTCGGTATTCCTTGTGAAAGTACTAAAGATTTCTGTTGTAAACTCCTTATTACAACAAGAGAAAAACAGGTGTGTAGGGTCATGGATGTCCAAAATGCTAATATATTTGAAGTAGGCATGTTAAACGAAAGAGATGCTTTAAATCTATTTgaaaataaaaatggaaagaaAGTTGGTAGTGGAGAATTTAAACCCGTGGTAGATAGACTATTGACAAAGTGTGCGGGTTTGCCTCTCGCAATTGTCACTACAGCTAGCGCATTAAGAGGTAAACATCTAGAAATGTGGTGTCAATTTGCTGCGACATCGGAAAAGCCTATATCAAGTCAAGTTAGCAATGAGTATCGTGAGATATACTCAATTCTCGAGACAAGTTACAAGCTTATGGATAGCGAAGAAAAAAAGTTATTTTTCTTCCTTGTTTGTCTATCTCCCCTTGATTCAGCTGTAACAGTCGAGGACTTGATGAGATATGGCATTGGTTTGGATTTATTTCAACGTGTCAACGATCTTTCAGAAGCCATGGAGCAGGCAAATATGTGGATTAACGAACTCACTTCATCGTCATTGTTATTAAAAGGCGATTCTGATGGAGAAGTCAAGATTCATGATCTTGTTCGCGCATCTGCTATCTCATTTATTGATAAAG GTAAAGATCGCATGACCTTAGTTGAAAGAATCCCTCGATGGATGTGTAGGGACACATTTGAGAAATTCACAGCCATATCATTGATGTCTGGCCATGATTATTCTCGACTGTGTGGAGTGAAGGCTCCCATGCTTGAAATTTTGTTATTGAAAGGTGACGCATCCATAACAACTCTTAATTCAGATTTCTTTGGAGGAATGAAGAATTTGAAGGTATTAAGTCTGTCAAATATGAACTTTAATCTCGGGCTACCAAAAACAATGGGAGAATTGAAGCGTCTACAAACATTGCATTTGCACCATTGTAAGTTGAAAGACATTAAATTGGTTGGTAAGCTAGTGAGCCTTCTTGTCTTGAGCTTGCGCGAATCAAGTTTGGAAGAGTTAGCAGTTGAAATTGGGGACTTGTGCAATCTTCGCTTGCTGGATATAGGAGGTTGCAAAGGTGTGAAAAGGATCCCAGCTAATATCTTGTCCCGCTTATCCCATTTAGAAGGTCTTTACATGCACAATGTTTTTGATCGTTGGGCAGTCACAAATGCAGAAGTTAATGATGGAGGGGATTATAAGCCGGCAAGTGGAAGTGAGCTTGATACATTATCTCACTTGAATGTTCTTGAAATGGATGTATGTAGAGCTGGCCAGTTGTTAACTGTGAATAATAGTCAGCAAGCCGAGCAATTGAAGAAGTTCAAAATACGTGTGAATTCACACGGAATTTATGAAGAAGTAGTACCTGcattaaattatgttttggagtTGATGGATATAAATGGAAGTCCAAGCAACTGGTTAAGAGCGTTACTAAAGAAAAGTGAATGCTTAATTCTAAGTGCTTCGAAGAGGCACTCTGAGAATGTTGTCCCTCAGTTGGACGAAGATGGTTTTAAGGATTTGAAATATTTAATCGTCAGTCGATGCCAAGTCAGAAATCTAATCAGTTCAAACGAAGAAGATGAGTCAATAGCCTTTATGAGTCTGGAGGTTTTATGGCTAGAACATATGAACAACTTCGCGATGATATGTGATGGGAAAGCTCCTGTAGGGATATTCTCTAATCTCCGTCGCCTCAAGTTAATTTCTTTGTCCTACTTGAAATGTGGGTTGCCATTGACTTCCGGTTCACTTAACTTGTGTGAAGTTTCTATCATAGAATGTGGATCTTTGGAATTTATTGCTTATACGGATGGGTCTATCGCAACGAACGAGACAAATGACGATCTGCTTCCTTGTTTGAAATCACTTCAGCTAAGCTATGTGACTAGTCTATCAAGCTTGGTGGAGCAATCACTCAATGAGGTGGTTTCTCTCTTCAATGCAGAG AGCAAATATCCATCTCTTGAGAGTTTGGAATTGTCGTTGAATTATAGAATTGTGACGCTCTGGAGTCCGGCATGCTACGTTTCCAGCTTTCAAGGTTTGAAGGTTCTATATATTGATCAATGTTCTGAGTTGCGGAGCTTAGGGTCTCCATCTATATTTGCTGCACTTGTCAAACTTGAAGAGTTGAGGATAAGTGAATGTGAAAAGTTGCGAGAAGTCATAAGCAACGAGATAGAAGAAGACGGAGTTCGTGAACATGTTATCAGTTTTCCTCTACTGAAACATCTTTCCCTGGAGCGTTTGAGAGCAATTGAAAGTTTCTACAGAGGAAGTTATAAACTTGAGTTCCCTAATTTGAAATCACTCTGTTTGTCAGTAGCCGAATCTTTGACTAATTTTGACGGCTCAAAAAACTCCATCGCCTTTTTCTCTGACAAG ATTGAATTTCCATGCCTAGAAGAAATGGACGTACAATATGTGTCAAACGAAGTTGCGAGGCTATGGAATTGGTCTTCATCAGGTGTGCAGGGACAAAGGGAAAGCAGTAGCAGCTCAGTAAACCCAGTTCCAAACTTGCAAAACTTAACACTCGGTCAGGTCCATGGGTTGACGTCCATTCCACCCTACATTTCTCACAAATTGTCTCATCTCCAAGTCTACTATTTCAATGATATCAGATCTCTATTCTCAGTTTCAGCGgtaaataaagaggtcctctggACATATTCACAGCTTCCGAACTTGGAAAACCTTTCTGTTGGTAGTTGTGAGTCATTGGAACAATTGTTTGACAACAAAGACGATGATGTTGCTATATCATTATGTCAACGCTTAAGAGCAATAACGTTGGATACTTTGCATAAACTGAAGATGTTCCCATTGCATCTGATCAAAAATGTTCGCACCCTCTCTATTACAAAGTTAAGTTGGAAATATGTATTCTCAGCTGATCTATTCATAAAGGGCAGAGAACAACTGCAGCAACTCGAAAATCTTGAGATTACTAAATGTTACAGAATGGAAGTAATAATCATGGATGAGTTAGTTGGGGATGGAGAAGACAGAGTCTTCAATTTCCCTCGCCTTAAGAGCCTGATGTTAGATTGTGTGACGATGACCAATTTTGTCTCCAAAATAAACAGCGGATTACAGTTTCCACTGCTTGAAAGTATGAAGTTGAAAGACTGTAGTTCTATTCGTTCATTTTGTTCAGGACCCTTCACAGCTCCAAAACTAAAAGAATTGGAACTAAATTTATGTTATTTTATGAAGTGTTTTCTGCCTGGAAAAATGAATGAAGTTCAAGAATTTCCATCTTTGGAAAGCGTGACAATTTCCGGTTGTCCACATATGCTCTCATTTTCGTCGGCGCCTGTTGTCGCAACCAAATTGCATCAAGTGACACTAATGTATTGCGGTGAAATGAAGTGGTTTTTACCTGGAGATCCAGATCAAGATAATATTTTGATATTGCCGTGTTTGGAGAGTGTTTCGATTGGAGGGTGCGGTGCCATGAAATCGTTCTCGTCAGGAGGAATAAACTTTCCCAATCTATGTGAATTGAAGGTTAACAGTAAGGACTATTCTAAGTGTGCAAATGAGGAGTTGCACCACTTGTTGGTGAACCTGCCCAAGTGGGAGCTTCGTTAA
- the LOC141613882 gene encoding uncharacterized protein LOC141613882 isoform X1 translates to MIILFEDAFKFVAGPVKTLVVDRIVQYLKFIKSYEDNMNVLVEKLEILCAKKLDLDAKVIESKQNMEVMTRETANWLKSLYRLIEREEMKELMREDKVAEITVKMMNQRVMKKFFKEDREIFDILVHVVKKKCNLQADDAEEDADYKKVAKIAREVMKDISEEFKKFIKTDDAAVAAVNLLNYNDLEKLKKDDEEMAKILIKAEGINRWEVEHHDDGDVQPVDKINIVNEKVGFWRKHMGSLMAFLDDENFKKDLPDGVKIGLEVMDAFNKSSKSTGSEEVEANDKSHRYCGCCVVRFKVYSHRHDMSVIAEIMVEAIKSMILECPLDHVTRSIRDDELEIIPSEFIGGLDSREILLQKILKVLQDDQVNIVGVFGMGGSGKTLLAKEVANKRASDLFDKRVVVEVSEAPNIKGIQSQIAGEIGLILDDMHTVARRARILYNKLKSEKILIILDNVWKKLKLDEVGIPCESTKDFCCKLLITTREKQVCRVMDVQNANIFEVGMLNERDALNLFENKNGKKVGSGEFKPVVDRLLTKCAGLPLAIVTTASALRGKHLEMWCQFAATSEKPISSQVSNEYREIYSILETSYKLMDSEEKKLFFFLVCLSPLDSAVTVEDLMRYGIGLDLFQRVNDLSEAMEQANMWINELTSSSLLLKGDSDGEVKIHDLVRASAISFIDKGKDRMTLVERIPRWMCRDTFEKFTAISLMSGHDYSRLCGVKAPMLEILLLKGDASITTLNSDFFGGMKNLKVLSLSNMNFNLGLPKTMGELKRLQTLHLHHCKLKDIKLVGKLVSLLVLSLRESSLEELAVEIGDLCNLRLLDIGGCKGVKRIPANILSRLSHLEGLYMHNVFDRWAVTNAEVNDGGDYKPASGSELDTLSHLNVLEMDVCRAGQLLTVNNSQQAEQLKKFKIRVNSHGIYEEVVPALNYVLELMDINGSPSNWLRALLKKSECLILSASKRHSENVVPQLDEDGFKDLKYLIVSRCQVRNLISSNEEDESIAFMSLEVLWLEHMNNFAMICDGKAPVGIFSNLRRLKLISLSYLKCGLPLTSGSLNLCEVSIIECGSLEFIAYTDGSIATNETNDDLLPCLKSLQLSYVTSLSSLVEQSLNEVVSLFNAESKYPSLESLELSLNYRIVTLWSPACYVSSFQGLKVLYIDQCSELRSLGSPSIFAALVKLEELRISECEKLREVISNEIEEDGVREHVISFPLLKHLSLERLRAIESFYRGSYKLEFPNLKSLCLSVAESLTNFDGSKNSIAFFSDKIEFPCLEEMDVQYVSNEVARLWNWSSSGVQGQRESSSSSVNPVPNLQNLTLGQVHGLTSIPPYISHKLSHLQVYYFNDIRSLFSVSAVNKEVLWTYSQLPNLENLSVGSCESLEQLFDNKDDDVAISLCQRLRAITLDTLHKLKMFPLHLIKNVRTLSITKLSWKYVFSADLFIKGREQLQQLENLEITKCYRMEVIIMDELVGDGEDRVFNFPRLKSLMLDCVTMTNFVSKINSGLQFPLLESMKLKDCSSIRSFCSGPFTAPKLKELELNLCYFMKCFLPGKMNEVQEFPSLESVTISGCPHMLSFSSAPVVATKLHQVTLMYCGEMKWFLPGDPDQDNILILPCLESVSIGGCGAMKSFSSGGINFPNLCELKVNSKDYSKCANEELHHLLVNLPKWELR, encoded by the exons ATGATTATCTTGTTCGAAG ATGCTTTTAAATTTGTGGCAGGGCCTGTGAAGACGTTGGTTGTCGATAGAATAGTACAGTATCTGAAGTTCATCAAGAGTTATGAAGATAACATGAATGTTCTGGTGGAGAAGCTTGAAATTTTATGTGCGAAGAAGCTGGACCTTGATGCAAAAGTGATTGAAAGCAAGCAGAATATGGAGGTGATGACTAGAGAAACTGCGAATTGGCTGAAAAGTTTGTACAGGTTGATCGAGAGGGAGGAAATGAAGGAGCTTATGAGAGAAGACAAGGTGGCTGAGATTACAGTGAAGATGATGAACCAACGTGTTATGAAGAAGTTTTTTAAAGAGGATAGGGAGATTTTCGACATTTTAGTCCATGTGGTAAAAAAGAAATGCAATCTGCAGGCTGATGATGCAGAAGAAGATGCTGACTATAAGAAAGTTGCCAAAATAGCTCGGGAAGTTATGAAAGACATTTCCGAGGAGTTTAAGAAGTTTATAAAAACAGATGACGCAGCCGTTGCTGCTGTTAATTTGTTAAACTATAATGATCTCGAGAAGCTCAAGAAAGACGATGAGGAGATGGCTAAGATTTTGATTAAAGCCGAGGGTATTAATCGATGGGAAGTTGAACATCATGATGATGGGGATGTCCAACCTGTCGATAAAATTAATATTGTCAACGAGAAAGTTGGTTTTTGGCGTAAACATATGGGGAGTTTAATGGCCTTTCTAGATGATGAGAACTTTAAGAAAGACCTGCCAGATGGTGTAAAAATAGGGTTGGAAGTCATGGATGCTTTCAACAAGAGTAGCAAGAGTACGGGGTCTGAGGAGGTTGAAGCGAACGACAAATCACACCGGTACTGTGGCTGTTGTGTCGTTCGATTCAAAGTTTACTCTCATCGTCATGATATGAGTGTAATAGCTGAAATTATGGTTGAGGCTATTAAGTCCATGATTCTTGAATGCCCTTTAGATCATGTGACTAGAAGTATAcgagatgatgaacttgaaattATTCCGAGTGAGTTCATAGGGGGTTTGGATTCTAGAGAAATACTTCTGCAAAAAATATTGAAAGTTTTACAAGATGATCAAGTTAACATTGTTGGTGTATTTGGCATGGGCGGTAGTG GAAAAACACTGTTGGCAAAAGAAGTTGCAAATAAAAGAGCAAGTGATTTATTTGATAAAAGAGTAGTGGTAGAGGTTTCAGAGGCTCCAAATATTAAAGGCATCCAAAGTCAAATTGCAGGAGAAATTGGGTTGATATTGGATGATATGCACACCGTGGCTCGAAGAGCTCGTATTCTTTATAATAAACTGAAATCGGAGAAAATACTCATAATCCTAGACAATGTATGGAAGAAACTTAAGTTAGACGAAGTCGGTATTCCTTGTGAAAGTACTAAAGATTTCTGTTGTAAACTCCTTATTACAACAAGAGAAAAACAGGTGTGTAGGGTCATGGATGTCCAAAATGCTAATATATTTGAAGTAGGCATGTTAAACGAAAGAGATGCTTTAAATCTATTTgaaaataaaaatggaaagaaAGTTGGTAGTGGAGAATTTAAACCCGTGGTAGATAGACTATTGACAAAGTGTGCGGGTTTGCCTCTCGCAATTGTCACTACAGCTAGCGCATTAAGAGGTAAACATCTAGAAATGTGGTGTCAATTTGCTGCGACATCGGAAAAGCCTATATCAAGTCAAGTTAGCAATGAGTATCGTGAGATATACTCAATTCTCGAGACAAGTTACAAGCTTATGGATAGCGAAGAAAAAAAGTTATTTTTCTTCCTTGTTTGTCTATCTCCCCTTGATTCAGCTGTAACAGTCGAGGACTTGATGAGATATGGCATTGGTTTGGATTTATTTCAACGTGTCAACGATCTTTCAGAAGCCATGGAGCAGGCAAATATGTGGATTAACGAACTCACTTCATCGTCATTGTTATTAAAAGGCGATTCTGATGGAGAAGTCAAGATTCATGATCTTGTTCGCGCATCTGCTATCTCATTTATTGATAAAG GTAAAGATCGCATGACCTTAGTTGAAAGAATCCCTCGATGGATGTGTAGGGACACATTTGAGAAATTCACAGCCATATCATTGATGTCTGGCCATGATTATTCTCGACTGTGTGGAGTGAAGGCTCCCATGCTTGAAATTTTGTTATTGAAAGGTGACGCATCCATAACAACTCTTAATTCAGATTTCTTTGGAGGAATGAAGAATTTGAAGGTATTAAGTCTGTCAAATATGAACTTTAATCTCGGGCTACCAAAAACAATGGGAGAATTGAAGCGTCTACAAACATTGCATTTGCACCATTGTAAGTTGAAAGACATTAAATTGGTTGGTAAGCTAGTGAGCCTTCTTGTCTTGAGCTTGCGCGAATCAAGTTTGGAAGAGTTAGCAGTTGAAATTGGGGACTTGTGCAATCTTCGCTTGCTGGATATAGGAGGTTGCAAAGGTGTGAAAAGGATCCCAGCTAATATCTTGTCCCGCTTATCCCATTTAGAAGGTCTTTACATGCACAATGTTTTTGATCGTTGGGCAGTCACAAATGCAGAAGTTAATGATGGAGGGGATTATAAGCCGGCAAGTGGAAGTGAGCTTGATACATTATCTCACTTGAATGTTCTTGAAATGGATGTATGTAGAGCTGGCCAGTTGTTAACTGTGAATAATAGTCAGCAAGCCGAGCAATTGAAGAAGTTCAAAATACGTGTGAATTCACACGGAATTTATGAAGAAGTAGTACCTGcattaaattatgttttggagtTGATGGATATAAATGGAAGTCCAAGCAACTGGTTAAGAGCGTTACTAAAGAAAAGTGAATGCTTAATTCTAAGTGCTTCGAAGAGGCACTCTGAGAATGTTGTCCCTCAGTTGGACGAAGATGGTTTTAAGGATTTGAAATATTTAATCGTCAGTCGATGCCAAGTCAGAAATCTAATCAGTTCAAACGAAGAAGATGAGTCAATAGCCTTTATGAGTCTGGAGGTTTTATGGCTAGAACATATGAACAACTTCGCGATGATATGTGATGGGAAAGCTCCTGTAGGGATATTCTCTAATCTCCGTCGCCTCAAGTTAATTTCTTTGTCCTACTTGAAATGTGGGTTGCCATTGACTTCCGGTTCACTTAACTTGTGTGAAGTTTCTATCATAGAATGTGGATCTTTGGAATTTATTGCTTATACGGATGGGTCTATCGCAACGAACGAGACAAATGACGATCTGCTTCCTTGTTTGAAATCACTTCAGCTAAGCTATGTGACTAGTCTATCAAGCTTGGTGGAGCAATCACTCAATGAGGTGGTTTCTCTCTTCAATGCAGAG AGCAAATATCCATCTCTTGAGAGTTTGGAATTGTCGTTGAATTATAGAATTGTGACGCTCTGGAGTCCGGCATGCTACGTTTCCAGCTTTCAAGGTTTGAAGGTTCTATATATTGATCAATGTTCTGAGTTGCGGAGCTTAGGGTCTCCATCTATATTTGCTGCACTTGTCAAACTTGAAGAGTTGAGGATAAGTGAATGTGAAAAGTTGCGAGAAGTCATAAGCAACGAGATAGAAGAAGACGGAGTTCGTGAACATGTTATCAGTTTTCCTCTACTGAAACATCTTTCCCTGGAGCGTTTGAGAGCAATTGAAAGTTTCTACAGAGGAAGTTATAAACTTGAGTTCCCTAATTTGAAATCACTCTGTTTGTCAGTAGCCGAATCTTTGACTAATTTTGACGGCTCAAAAAACTCCATCGCCTTTTTCTCTGACAAG ATTGAATTTCCATGCCTAGAAGAAATGGACGTACAATATGTGTCAAACGAAGTTGCGAGGCTATGGAATTGGTCTTCATCAGGTGTGCAGGGACAAAGGGAAAGCAGTAGCAGCTCAGTAAACCCAGTTCCAAACTTGCAAAACTTAACACTCGGTCAGGTCCATGGGTTGACGTCCATTCCACCCTACATTTCTCACAAATTGTCTCATCTCCAAGTCTACTATTTCAATGATATCAGATCTCTATTCTCAGTTTCAGCGgtaaataaagaggtcctctggACATATTCACAGCTTCCGAACTTGGAAAACCTTTCTGTTGGTAGTTGTGAGTCATTGGAACAATTGTTTGACAACAAAGACGATGATGTTGCTATATCATTATGTCAACGCTTAAGAGCAATAACGTTGGATACTTTGCATAAACTGAAGATGTTCCCATTGCATCTGATCAAAAATGTTCGCACCCTCTCTATTACAAAGTTAAGTTGGAAATATGTATTCTCAGCTGATCTATTCATAAAGGGCAGAGAACAACTGCAGCAACTCGAAAATCTTGAGATTACTAAATGTTACAGAATGGAAGTAATAATCATGGATGAGTTAGTTGGGGATGGAGAAGACAGAGTCTTCAATTTCCCTCGCCTTAAGAGCCTGATGTTAGATTGTGTGACGATGACCAATTTTGTCTCCAAAATAAACAGCGGATTACAGTTTCCACTGCTTGAAAGTATGAAGTTGAAAGACTGTAGTTCTATTCGTTCATTTTGTTCAGGACCCTTCACAGCTCCAAAACTAAAAGAATTGGAACTAAATTTATGTTATTTTATGAAGTGTTTTCTGCCTGGAAAAATGAATGAAGTTCAAGAATTTCCATCTTTGGAAAGCGTGACAATTTCCGGTTGTCCACATATGCTCTCATTTTCGTCGGCGCCTGTTGTCGCAACCAAATTGCATCAAGTGACACTAATGTATTGCGGTGAAATGAAGTGGTTTTTACCTGGAGATCCAGATCAAGATAATATTTTGATATTGCCGTGTTTGGAGAGTGTTTCGATTGGAGGGTGCGGTGCCATGAAATCGTTCTCGTCAGGAGGAATAAACTTTCCCAATCTATGTGAATTGAAGGTTAACAGTAAGGACTATTCTAAGTGTGCAAATGAGGAGTTGCACCACTTGTTGGTGAACCTGCCCAAGTGGGAGCTTCGTTAA